AGATGGAGTGGGCGCAGATGGCATGCCACAGGTGTCTGGTGTACCTGGGAGACCTGGGTAAGGCGGCTTTATGCATCTGTTAATCctggttttcaagatctctgcttgctgttagtgaATACATCCAGATATTGGGAGTTGTACCCCTCACCCCCATACAGAATTCAACTGTATTTGTCTCTCTCCAGCTCGCTATCAGAATGAACTGGCGCTCGTCGACACGGAGAAGTTGGCGGAGAGGTTTTATTACCAGGCTCTGACAGTGGTGCCTCAGATGGGTGAGTTGTGTCGGGGGGCACAGAGCAGGGTACGACTTGTATTGCTTGACGTTAACGTGATTTCCTCTTGGTCAGGGATGCCCTTTAACCAGCTTGGCACGTTAGCCGGGAGCAGGTACTACCACGTGGAAGCCACCTACTGCTACCTGCGCTGGTGAGTGCAGTCACTGCGCTGAGGATGGTTTTTCTGCCTtgcgctcctctcctccccccTGACCTGTTCCCGTTGTCTCCcctgcacagtatacagtccGAGGTCTCCTTTGAAGGGGCGTACGGCAACCTGAAGAGACTATACGACAAGGCGGCCAAGATGTATCACCAGCTGAAGAAGAGTGAGAACCGCAAACTGTCACCCAGCAAGAAGAGGTGAGGGGGGCTAACACAGGGGCCCGAGTGGGGGCCCCCACTGGATCCAAGGTGTTTTTTTTAGACTATTACTAATGTAAAGATGACAATCAGatgtcatataggacatgacgatCCCATTctaccaaagctagaaccagcccagaacctcacatggatccagagatctcctcaatcATTGCTCCATTTGCTGTGCTAGATGTATTTCTAACTGGCAgctcagcttctgctgcagctctctccctatcacagctcaggggggcgtgttctttctgctgcagctctctccctatcacggctTAGGGGGGCGTGTTCTTTCGGCTGCAGCGCTCTCCCTATCAcggctcagggggcgtgttctttcggctgcagctctctccctatcacagctcagggggcgtgttctttctgctgcagctctctccctgttaaTGCTACAGCTTAGGGTTGacgagaaataaggaaaataacgaatagcaggtggcgctatacagacacattttattgaatagcttaccggctgtacaaaatttttatttacatgcaattgcaaaagcatTAGGATCCAGCTGCTAGATGGAGAAGTATGTAGAATGTGGAATGTTTTTTGTGGCATTGGGAGCCTTGTAGATGCCTCTGGAGTGAGGCACGAGGCTCTGGTTCCACTGACTTTCTATTGCACCTGCAGGTGTAAGGACATCAAGCGCTTGCTGGTCAGCTTCATGTATCTTCAGAGACTCCTGCAGCCTAAGAGCAGGTAAGTGGCTCTGTAACACAATGTTCACCTACCTGTGGCACGCCCTCTCAGGTGTCCAGGACGCTTCCTTTAATCACCTGTCTCCCCTCCCCAGCTTCATGGATTCCGAGCTCACCTCTCTGTGCCAGTCAGTCCTGGAGGATTTCAATCTGTGCATGTTCTACCTGCCCTCCTCCATCAACCTGAGCTCGGCcagcgaggatgaggaggagtatGAAGGAGGCTATTCCTTTCTGCCGGATCTGCTGGTCTTCAGGATGGCTGTCATCTGCCTGATGTGCGTCCACAGCATGAAGAGGGCAGGTGAGATTGTGTCTAGGAGGCGCCAGACAGGTTAAATGTCCACGATCGCAATTatcgccgatcacagacattgCCTCCAGGTGTTTGCTGTATAAAGCAGCAGGCATCTGATAGCTATGGCGCTGGCTCAGGTCCTGAGGGGCGGCATCATTAATGTCCGGATATCTACTGCACGTGTATGGCAGATGTCGTCCTAAAGGGCGTTCCCTTTGCTTCAAAATCTGTGCAGATTTCACCCACTAAATTTGCCTCTTGGAGGTGTCAGTTAAAAGCAAATTAGCCCCACAAGTGGGTAACCCTGGTTGTCTCTTCTCGGTAGATGGGGGGGCTCACACGGGGTGTGGGCACAGTGGTTTCCTGCCTCTGAAGTTGTGCCCATAAGGGATTAATGTGCAGTACACATCTGACTGTAAACCAGTACATACCAGTGATCCCCAGTGCCGTGTCATCTCCTTCTCCTACCAGATTCCAAGCAGTACAGCGCCGCCATAGCCTTCACGCTCGCTCTCTTCTCCCATCTGGTGAACCATGTGAATATCAGACTTCAGGCAGAACTAGAGGAGAGCTCGGTCCCTGCCTTTCAGAACGACAGTCCAGGTGGGTGCTCAGATCACTTACGATGGGTGTTCAAGCTCCGTCACGATTGCTGCCTCCATTGGGCAGATCCTATTCGGGAATTTCAGGGTGGCACGTGATTcagcacttttttggggtccccccccccccccccatgcattaGAGAGTGACGCCATTCGCTTGTAATTTCCTTCTGCAGAAGATCCAGAATCCAGAGAGGTCTCTCACGTGATTGAGAGAGACCCTGAACCTGAGCTGAACCAGGTCAACAAGCAAACACGAGCCAAACCTCAAAGCAAGAAAAGCCAGAAATACTCGCGCCTCTCCCGTCTCAGGAGAAGGAGACCTGTCAGGAAGGTGGACGAGAGCGACCTGAGCGAGGGGTTTGACTCCGACTCCAGCCACGGATCGGCCAAGGGCAGTGACATTTCTGAGAGCGCGTCGGAAAAGAGCGACAAAGAAGCCGCCTTTGACATAGAGTCGGATTCTGACATGAACAGTCAGGAGTCACGTTCTGACCTGGAAGACATGGAGGACCACCCCAAAGAGGAGGCAAAGAACCCAACGGAAATCAAGGAAGTTCTCAGGACCACAGAAGATAGCAAACCTGTGAGCTCTGCCAAGGCAGATGCCCAGGAGTCTGTGAATGgtcctgttgccaccaccagtgaAGCCAGCATAGCCAGTAACCTGCAAGCCATGTCTACCCAGATGTTCCAAACCAAGCGCTGCTTCCGCTTGGCGCCCACCTTCACCAACGTCTTTGTGAAACCAGAACCTGCACCTCCGGTCACCAAAGAACCAGAACCGCTCATGAACGGAGAGGCAGAGAAGACCAACCTGATGGGACAAGGTAAGTTTGTCACCCAGACTTCCCATTTGATGCATGTGCCTTTCCATCGACTGACAATTATTGAGCCGCCAACTCTTCCTAGGAGATGTCTCTGACTCTGAAGAAAGTGTGGAGAGCAACAAATCCGGTCCCAATGAGCGGAGCCTTCAGGAGAGGCTGGAGGTGATCACCAGCGAGGGGCTTCTGGCAAGTGTCAAGGTCTTCCTGGACTGGCTGAGGACCAACACgaatataataatcatgtgtgcACAGGTACAAGGCTGAGAAACCGCTGATATGCCGGAGCTGTGATCTATattgtgaccccccccccatcccaactGGGGAGTcacggtcttaaaggggttgtcccataattAGATATAttcctggtatagatcatacatgACCATTCCCTCTTATCTAGTAAAGAGTTACGACCAACATACgcagtatggcgccacctgctgtttatttactTACATacta
The sequence above is drawn from the Bufo bufo chromosome 11, aBufBuf1.1, whole genome shotgun sequence genome and encodes:
- the LOC120981406 gene encoding LOW QUALITY PROTEIN: protein SMG5-like (The sequence of the model RefSeq protein was modified relative to this genomic sequence to represent the inferred CDS: inserted 3 bases in 2 codons; deleted 1 base in 1 codon), with the translated sequence MSQGTADTEPEAKVLHTKRLYRAVVETVHRLDLIISNKTAYQEVFKPENISLRNKLRELCVKLMFLHPVNMXQKAEEVLWRKVYYEVIQLIKTNKKHIHSRSALECAYRTHLIAGVGFYQHLLLYIQSHYQLELQYCIDWTHVSDPLIGCKXPVSASAKEMEWAQMACHRCLVYLGDLARYQNELALVDTEKLAERFYYQALTVVPQMGMPFNQLGTLAGSRYYHVEATYCYLRCIQSEVSFEGAYGNLKRLYDKAAKMYHQLKKSENRKLSPSKKRCKDIKRLLVSFMYLQRLLQPKSSFMDSELTSLCQSVLEDFNLCMFYLPSSINLSSASEDEEEYEGGYSFLPDLLVFRMAVICLMCVHSMKRADSKQYSAAIAFTLALFSHLVNHVNIRLQAELEESSVPAFQNDSPEDPESREVSHVIERDPEPELNQVNKQTRAKPQSKKSQKYSRLSRLRRRRPVRKVDESDLSEGFDSDSSHGSAKGSDISESASEKSDKEAAFDIESDSDMNSQESRSDLEDMEDHPKEEAKNPTEIKEVLRTTEDSKPVSSAKADAQESVNGPVATTSEASIASNLQAMSTQMFQTKRCFRLAPTFTNVFVKPEPAPPVTKEPEPLMNGEAEKTNLMGQGDVSDSEESVESNKSGPNERSLQERLEVITSEGLLASVKVFLDWLRTNTNIIIMCAQSSQSLWNRLSVLLNLLPSAAKIQESGISLCSEVQSLLQESEQADMSHHILLPEDAALRNLPPLKAAHRKFNFEKERPVLTVLEESIVRSGYIRSFGHFLTRLQGNVLQYNPELGIFTSIVEAQQDDILHQAQAQFRMAQEEARRNRLMRDMAQLRLQLEVSQLEGTLQQPKSQSAMSPYLLPDTQALCQHLNAIRQLANSGRFIIIIPQTVIDGLDFLKKENAGARDGIRYLEAEFKKGNRYIRCQKEAGKIFERNKLKRQDTNAWHLYKILDSCKQLTVSQGSNEEETAGMVTIITGFQLEDPERFSPAVQSALQAVSNSNIEIKNVLDFYKQWKEMG